In Alcaligenes faecalis, the sequence CTGATTAAGTTTGGAGTTGTGTGAGACCCCTTATGGCTGAGGAAAACATGATTGATTTAAGTCAGGACGTTGGAACCCTGAAGATGTTGTATGCGCCGTTGCAGCACCATTTCCGGGTGCTGGACGTGCCGACTTTGCCATTTGCCATTTTGGATGGCCAAGGTGCGCCCGAGCCTGCGGCGGTGGGGGTGGCCATCAAGACCTTGCAGATGGCTATCGAGCCTATCCGTCGGGAGGCACGCCAGCGCATGGGCCGTGACTTTATGGAAGCGCCGGTTGAAATTCTGTACTGGGCTGATGATTCGAAAGATCTGGAAGCAGGGCGGCGGGAAAACTGGCAATGGCGTGTACAGTGACGCTGCCTGTGTGGGCTGACAAGGCGGGGCTGGAAGGCGCAGTGGCCCAGATGCGCGCTCAGTTGGGGAATGCGCCGGCTCCTCGCTGGGAAGCCGTGACAGAGGGCAAGTGCGTGCAGGTGATGCACGTGGGTTCCCAGGCAGAGCTGTCGGTTTTGTTGTCGCAGCTCTATACCAGGTTCCTGCCGCAGGAAGGGCTGGAGCCTTTGGGCGTGTACCACGAGATCTATCTGAATGACTGGAGCAAGGCGTCGTCGAGTCGGCACAAGATGATCGTCCGGCAGCCGATATGCTAAGTTCAGGTCAAGGTATAAAAAACGCCCCAAAAGCACATAGGCTTTTGGGGCGTTTTATTGGGCTGTGCCGTTCAGGCCGCCAGTAGTCTTAGACCGACTGGGCGCTTTGCAAGGCCTGGATACGTGCAGCGATAGGAGGGTGGGAGGCGAAGATCGCGCTGATCGAACGACCACCCGAGATACCGGAGGCTTCAAAGTTCTTGGGCAGTTCGCCAGGAGCCATGCCGCCCAGACGGGCCAGTGCATGGATCATGGGCTGACGCGAACCCAGCAACTGGGCGGAACCAGCATCGGCACGGTACTCACGCTGACGCGAGAACCAGGCCACGATGATGGAGGCCAGCACACCAAAAATCAGCTCGAACACAAAGACCGAGGCGTAGTAACCCATGCCCACGTCGCGATCATTGCGCAGCAGCACGCGGTCCACAAAGTAGCCGGCCAGACGGGCCAGGAAGATCACAAAGGTGTTCACCACGCCCTGGATCAAGGTCAGGGTAACCATGTCGCCATTGGCAATGTGGGCGACCTCGTGGCCCAGCACGGCCATGACCTCTTCTTCGGTCATGCCGCGCAGCAAGCCGGTGGACACGGCGACCAGAGCATCATTCTTGAACGCGCCGGTGGCAAAGGCATTGGGCTCGCCTTCGTAGATAGCCACTTCAGGACGGCCAATACCGGCACGGTCGGCCAGTTGGTGCACGGTATCCACCAGCCAGGCTTCTTCGGCATTGGCGGGGGCGTTCGGGTCAATGACACGGGCGTTCACGCTTTGCTTGGCCATCCATTTGCTCATCAGCAAGGAAATGATGGCGCCGGTAAAACCGACCAAAGCCGAGAAAATCAGCAATTGAGTCAGGTCCAGACCTTGCGCGTTCAGGTAACGTCCCACACCCAAAATATTCATGGAGGCGCTGAGCACCAGCATGACGGCCAGGTTGGTGATTAAGAAAAGGACAATTCGTTTCATGAATGCGGATTCCGGTGTGACAGAAAAAATCGTGATCGTGAGAACACGATCTGCGCGAATTTTAGCCTTGATTCCAGGCGGGACAATAAAAGATTCAGCTTTTAGTCAGCTTTTGGACAAGATAGTTTCTTGAGCTGTCTTTTATGCTGTTGTGTAAGTGGTCTGGATATGGGGTTACCGGGCCACTTTTACAAGGTGGGGAGTATAGTAATGGCTTTCCCTTATTACTGATTTGGTCTGATCACATGCAGTCATTGTGGATGCTGGTAGCCTGCGCCATGTTTGCCATTATGGGGGCCTGTGTCAAAGTGTCCGCCGATGCGGGCGCATCAATGGCGCAAATCGTTTTGTTCCGGGGTGTGCCCTCAGTACTTCTTCTGGTTTTCTGGGCCAAGAGCCGTGGTTTACGGCTAGCTCCTCAAAGCTGGAAACTGCATATCCGACGTAATGTCTCCGGGGTCAGTTCCATGTGGCTGGGTTTTCTGGCTCTGGCCAATCTGCCTTTGTCCACCGCCGTCAGCCTGAACTACACCGCTCCCTTGTTTATTGCTTTCTGGATGCTTGCCTGGGGCGGCACCCAGCGTGATCCTGTGCGTCTGATTGCGGTGCTGCTGGGCTTTATGGGCGTGATCGGCGTCTTGCGCCCCAGTATTACGCCGGACCAATGGTGGGCCGCCATGCTGGGCCTGTGTGCCGGTGCCTTGAGCGCAGTGGCCATGATGCAGGTACGTGCCCTGGGCCGTTCTGGCGAGCCCGAATGGCGCACCGTGCTGCTGTTTTCCTGTTTTGTCGTCTGTTCCAGTCTGGTTGGTCTTTTGTGGGAAGGCTGGCGCGAGCTCAGCTGGCGCGCCTGGCTGGCCTTGCTGGGGGTGGGTTTGTCCGGTTTGTTCGGGCAACTGACCATGACGCGTGCTTTTGGATTGGG encodes:
- a CDS encoding GyrI-like domain-containing protein, yielding MTLPVWADKAGLEGAVAQMRAQLGNAPAPRWEAVTEGKCVQVMHVGSQAELSVLLSQLYTRFLPQEGLEPLGVYHEIYLNDWSKASSSRHKMIVRQPIC
- the htpX gene encoding protease HtpX, with product MKRIVLFLITNLAVMLVLSASMNILGVGRYLNAQGLDLTQLLIFSALVGFTGAIISLLMSKWMAKQSVNARVIDPNAPANAEEAWLVDTVHQLADRAGIGRPEVAIYEGEPNAFATGAFKNDALVAVSTGLLRGMTEEEVMAVLGHEVAHIANGDMVTLTLIQGVVNTFVIFLARLAGYFVDRVLLRNDRDVGMGYYASVFVFELIFGVLASIIVAWFSRQREYRADAGSAQLLGSRQPMIHALARLGGMAPGELPKNFEASGISGGRSISAIFASHPPIAARIQALQSAQSV
- a CDS encoding DMT family transporter; its protein translation is MQSLWMLVACAMFAIMGACVKVSADAGASMAQIVLFRGVPSVLLLVFWAKSRGLRLAPQSWKLHIRRNVSGVSSMWLGFLALANLPLSTAVSLNYTAPLFIAFWMLAWGGTQRDPVRLIAVLLGFMGVIGVLRPSITPDQWWAAMLGLCAGALSAVAMMQVRALGRSGEPEWRTVLLFSCFVVCSSLVGLLWEGWRELSWRAWLALLGVGLSGLFGQLTMTRAFGLGSALLTAALQYTTIIFAALIGIAFWGDVPDWLAWAGMALIIGSGLLSAWRTYSEDRILRGQATAVEQAPVKEAERV